DNA sequence from the Calditerricola satsumensis genome:
CGGAACCTGCTGGATCGGCTTTCCGCACAAGTGGTACTGGGATCTGCCCGCCCGGGACGTCGGGCGGTGGTGCCGCATGTGGGTGCTGGAGGAAGGCGATCTCGACGCGTGGGCCGACGGGTACGACGCGCAGATGGCCTACGCCGACCCGGACATCCGCCGGGCGTTCTGGGAAGCGGTGTACGCCTGGCTGCTGTTTCCGGAGCGTTGGATGTCGGAATGGACAGAACAATCGGTCGAACGCGCGGAGCCCGAGGCGGCCTGCGCCGCCATCGCCGAGGAGGAACAGCGCGTCGAGGCGCTCCTCTCCTGGCTGCCGGATTGGGTGGGCCGGCGTTACGGCGTGCGCATCCGGCGGATCGATTGGTTAGGCTAAAGCGGGAAACCGCCCCGGCGAGCCATCAAGGCGATGCCTTCGCACAAGGAGGGATGGGGATGACGCGACCCTACGTGTACCTGACGCGGAGGGTGGACGACGACATTGTGGCGCGCTTGGCGGAGCACTGCGACATCGGCGTGTGGGAGCGCGACGAACCCGTCCCCCGCGCAGTGCTGGAAGCCGAGGCCGAGCGCGCCGACGGGCTGTACGTGATGGTGACCGACTGCATCGACGCGGACCTGATGGACCGCGCCCCGCGCCTGAAAGTGGTGAGCACCATGTCGGTGGGGTACGATCACATCGATGTTGCCGCCGCGACGGCGCGCGGGATTCTCGTCACGAACACGCCGGGCGTGCTCACGGAGACGACGGCCGATTTGGCGTTTGCCCTTCTGCTGGCCACGGCGCGACGGCTGACGGAGGCGGAGCGCTTTCTGCGGGAAGGAAAGTGGCGCGCCTGGTCGCCCAACCTCCTCGTGGGACGCGACGTTTACGGGGCGACGCTGGGCATCATCGGCCTGGGGCGCATCGGCGAGGCCGTGGCGCGACGGGCCAAGGGGTTTGCCATGCGCATCCTCTACCACAACCGCCGGCGCCGCCCGGAGGCGGAAGCGGCCCTCGGCGCGCGGTACGTGGACCTGGACACTTTGCTCCGGGAGTCCGACTTTGTCGTCCTGCTTACGCCGCTGACGCCGGAGACGGAGAACCTGATCGGCTGGCGGGAGTTTTCCCTGATGAAGGAGACGGCCTGCTTCATCAACGTCTCCCGCGGGCAGACGGTGGACGAGGACGCCTTGGTGCGCGCGCTCCGGGAGCGGAAAATCTGGGCCGCCGGGCTTGACGTGTACCGGGAGGAGCCGCTGCCGCCCGATCATCCCCTGCTGGAACTCGACAACGTTGTGCTCTTGCCCCACATCGGCAGCGCGAGCGTGGCGACGCGCCGCAACATGGCGCTTCTCGCCGCCGAAGGCTGTTTGGCCGCCTTGCGCGGCGAGCGCCCCGCGCACCTGGTCAACCCGGAGGCCTGGGCGCATCGCCGGCGGTGAGGGACCAAGTCGCGCCAACCGGAGAGGCGAGGGAAGCTTTGGGGCCAAACCCATCGGACGTGCGGAGGGAGGCAAGGTGAAGGGCCAGACGGGATGGACGGACCTGCCGGTGGCGAGGGCGCGGCGGGCGCGCGCCCCGCGGCGCCGCTTCCTTCTGTGGGGGACGATTGCCGCCCTGGTGGCGATGATCGGCGGCGTGGTGGGCGTGGCCCTCTACGTGGGCTGGCAGCTCACCCATCCGGCGCGCAAACCGCTCACGGGCACGCCGGCCGATTGGGGGCTGGCCTATGAAGCCGTGACCTTTCCCAGCGTGGGCGACGAGGCGCCGCTCCTCCTGAACGGCTGGTACCTGGCTGCCCAGGCCAACGGGGCGAAGCCCAAACCGGGCGTCATCGTGTTCGCCCACGGGTACCGCCAGAACCGGCTGCAGGAAGACGTGCCGGCGCTCGCCTTGGCGCGGGACCTCGTCCGCGCGGGATACGACGTGCTCCTGTTTGACTTTCGGAACAGCGGCCAGTCGCCGGGACAGGTGACCACGGTGGGCATTTTGGAGCAGCGCGATCTGCTCGGCGCCGTGCAATACGCGCGACAGCGCCGGCCCGATGCGCGCGTGGGCCTCTTGGGCTTTTCCATGGGGGCGGCCACGGCCATTCAAGCTGCTGCGGCGTCGCTCGATGTGGCCGCGGTGGTGGCCGACAGTCCCTTCGCCGACCTGGAGGCGTACCTGGAGGAGAACCTGTCCGTGTGGTCGGGGCTGCCGCACTACCCGTTTACGCCGCTCATCCTGAGCCTGATTCCCCCGCTGATCGGAGCCGATCCGGCAGCGATGAGCCCGGTGCGCGCCGTCGCGGCTTTCGCCGGTCGACCGCTGCTCCTCATTCACGGGACGGCCGACGCGAAGATCCCGCTCGAGGACAGCCGCGCGATTGCCCAACAGGCCCGCGCGCACGCCGCCGTCGAACTGTGGACGGTGGAGGGGGCGGACCACGTGAAGGCCTACGCCCACAATCCAGCGGCGTACACAAAAAAGGTGCTGGCCTTTTTCGACCAGCACCTGGGATCGTCGCGGTAAAACGATCGTGCTGTTCCTTCGGCGCGTCAGAACACCTGCTCCACGCCTTTGACGCCCGGCACCTCTTCCAGCAGAGCGCGTTCGATGCCCGCTTTCAGCGTAATCGTGGACGCCGGGCAACCGCCGCATGCTCCCATGAGGCGCAGCTTGACGATGCCGTTTTCGTCGACGTCGACCAGCTCCACGTCCCCGCCGTCGCGTTGCAGGAACGGGCGCAGCTTGTCGAGCACTTCTTGCACTTGCTC
Encoded proteins:
- a CDS encoding alpha/beta hydrolase, with translation MKGQTGWTDLPVARARRARAPRRRFLLWGTIAALVAMIGGVVGVALYVGWQLTHPARKPLTGTPADWGLAYEAVTFPSVGDEAPLLLNGWYLAAQANGAKPKPGVIVFAHGYRQNRLQEDVPALALARDLVRAGYDVLLFDFRNSGQSPGQVTTVGILEQRDLLGAVQYARQRRPDARVGLLGFSMGAATAIQAAAASLDVAAVVADSPFADLEAYLEENLSVWSGLPHYPFTPLILSLIPPLIGADPAAMSPVRAVAAFAGRPLLLIHGTADAKIPLEDSRAIAQQARAHAAVELWTVEGADHVKAYAHNPAAYTKKVLAFFDQHLGSSR
- a CDS encoding 2-hydroxyacid dehydrogenase, with product MTRPYVYLTRRVDDDIVARLAEHCDIGVWERDEPVPRAVLEAEAERADGLYVMVTDCIDADLMDRAPRLKVVSTMSVGYDHIDVAAATARGILVTNTPGVLTETTADLAFALLLATARRLTEAERFLREGKWRAWSPNLLVGRDVYGATLGIIGLGRIGEAVARRAKGFAMRILYHNRRRRPEAEAALGARYVDLDTLLRESDFVVLLTPLTPETENLIGWREFSLMKETACFINVSRGQTVDEDALVRALRERKIWAAGLDVYREEPLPPDHPLLELDNVVLLPHIGSASVATRRNMALLAAEGCLAALRGERPAHLVNPEAWAHRRR
- a CDS encoding NifU family protein, which codes for MSLKEQVQEVLDKLRPFLQRDGGDVELVDVDENGIVKLRLMGACGGCPASTITLKAGIERALLEEVPGVKGVEQVF